A portion of the Girardinichthys multiradiatus isolate DD_20200921_A chromosome 23, DD_fGirMul_XY1, whole genome shotgun sequence genome contains these proteins:
- the LOC124860665 gene encoding uncharacterized protein LOC124860665 yields MVTLQDILRVSLFAVLLLNVHGLPVKGSQSQHQSSSSSAKRGTLTSHQGAVHYPPVSHSTSGGVTKPVQVVKQPSSHPQYLQAGTVSGSLSSMPEVGYSVSYGSSVPVQPGYSQPAAFMPVYDASSQQTGAAQSSLPEAKWKTAPQAFEEASNDTQDQGSGVFGPPPGPALQSGETSNVVKEAELGNFHQWTEEFGYPAMRPVQGFPPVLQSPGVWGYPSPYPLPYPYPYPDFDYRLLYGLYPPGTYTTFSKEHEKGKDYYQTIQYLKEHGSDAPQNPGTGQAKVFTGTP; encoded by the exons ATGGTGACACTTCAGGACATTCTGAG GGTTTCCCTCTTTGCTGTGCTGCTTCTGAATGTTCATGGACTTCCTGTGAAAG GTTCACAATCCCAACACCAGAGCAGCAGCAGTAGTGCCAAGAGGGGTACACTTACCTCTCATCAAGGTGCTGTGCACTATCCTCCTGTGTCTCACAGTACTTCTGGAGGTGTTACCAAGCCAGTACAAGTGGTCAAGCAACCTTCCAGTCACCCTCAATATTTGCAGGCAGGGACTGTGTCTGGCAGCCTGAGCTCCATGCCTGAAGTGGGCTACTCTGTCAGCTATGGTTCATCTGTGCCTGTGCAGCCAGGATATTCTCAACCTGCTGCCTTTATGCCAGTATATGATGCCAGCTCTCAACAGACAGGAGCTGCTCAGTCTTCCCTCCCAG AGGCAAAATGGAAAACTGCTCCTCAAGCCTTTGAGGAAGCATCCAATGACACCCAGGACCAGGGTTCTGGTGTTTTTGGTCCACCTCCAGGACCTGCCCTCCAGTCTGGGGAGACATCTAATGTTGTGAAGGAAGCTGAACTTGGGAACTTCCATCAGTGGACAGAAGAGTTTGGTTATCCAGCTATGAGGCCTGTTCAGGGTTTTCCACCTGTTCTGCAAAGTCCTGGTGTGTGGGGCTACCCTTCTCCCTACCCTCTTCCTTACCCATACCCTTACCCTGATTTTGACTACAGGCTTCTGTATGGCCTGTACCCTCCTGGCACCTACACTACCTTCAGCAAAGAACATGAGAAGGGCAAAGACTACTACCAGACCATCCAGTATCTGAAAGAACATGGTTCTGATGCACCCCAGAACCCTGGAACTGGGCAGGCGAAGGTCTTTACAGGTACACCCTAG
- the LOC124860615 gene encoding uncharacterized protein LOC124860615 encodes MVTVQVLLRFSLFALLFVDVHGFPVRGSQVQGKHRDPDGHHVASRQGSTTGHSESSFHRASGGVSRPVKHLGPPQYVQAQPVPITLGSAMPDARYTSSSGSPVPLQGGYVAGSYVPVQAGPSSLVPLPAAYSASSESGTRATLPEMEWSIPPNAFEEASTNTQSQDNSMVLPQLPQAPALQSGETSNVVKEAELGNYHQQTEEFGYPAMGPVQGFPPVVLQSPGVWGYPFPYPLHYPDFDYRLLYGLYPPGTYTTFSKEHENGKDHYQTIHYLKEHGFDAPDTPQNPGSEQQKVFPGV; translated from the exons atggtgactgtgcaggtcttATTAAG GTTTTCCCTCTTTGCCTTGCTGTTTGTGGATGTTCATGGCTTTCCAGTGAGAG GCTCTCAAGTCCAGGGTAAACACCGTGATCCAGATGGACATCATGTTGCCTCTCGGCAGGGATCAACCACTGGCCACTCTGAATCTTCATTTCACAGGGCCTCTGGAGGTGTCTCCAGGCCAGTGAAACATCTTGGTCCACCCCAGTATGTTCAGGCACAGCCAGTACCTATCACACTGGGCTCAGCTATGCCTGATGCAAGATATACTTCAAGCAGTGGTTCTCCTGTCCCTCTTCAAGGAGGATATGTTGCTGGCTCATATGTACCTGTTCAGGCTGGTCCTAGTTCTCTTGTGCCACTTCCAGCAGCATATTCTGCCAGTTCTGAGTCTGGAACGCGAGCTACCTTGCCTG aaatgGAGTGGTCTATTCCTCCTAATGCCTTTGAGGAGGCATCAACAAACACCCAATCTCAAGACAACAGCATGGTTCTGCCACAACTTCCTCAAGCACCTGCCCTCCAGTCTGGAGAAACTTCAAATGTTGTGAAGGAAGCTGAACTTGGGAACTACCATCAGCAGACAGAGGAGTTTGGTTATCCAGCTATGGGGCCTGTTCAGGGTTTTCCACCTGTAGTTCTGCAAAGTCCTGGTGTGTGGGGCTACCCTTTTCCCTACCCTCTTCATTATCCTGATTTTGACTACAGGCTTCTGTATGGCCTGTACCCTCCTGGCACCTACACTACCTTCAGCAAAGAACACGAGAATGGTAAAGACCACTACCAGACCATCCACTACCTGAAAGAACATGGTTTTGATGCTCCTGACACACCCCAGAACCCTGGATCTGAGCAACAGAAGGTCTTTCCAGGTGTCTGA
- the LOC124860280 gene encoding uncharacterized protein LOC124860280: protein MVTAQGLLRFFLFALLFVDVHGFPVKGSEVPSRPHDPDDRHHVGSQQGSTTGHSAPSSHRSSGGVSKPVKHLGPPQYVQAQPVPIVLHSALPGAEYTASLDPEQAGSLAGSYLPVQAGYVTGVSVPAHAGYAAGAFVPIQAGYVASPSESGPQAHLPEMEWAIGPKAFEEATTDTQPQEINVSPQLPQAPAALALQSGETSNVVKEAELGNYNQQTEEFGYPSDHMGPGQGIPPVPLPALGVGGLWGYPLPYPYPDFDYRFLYGLYPPGTYTSFSKEHETGQDYFQDHYLKAHGPDTPDTPQDPGAGQQKVFTVTP from the exons ATGGTGACTGCACAGGGTTTGTTGAG GTTTTTCCTCTTTGCCTTGCTGTTTGTGGATGTTCATGGCTTTCCAGTgaaag GCTCTGAAGTTCCGAGTAGACCCCATGACCCAGACGACCGACATCATGTTGGCTCTCAGCAGGGATCAACCACTGGCCACTCTGCACCTTCATCTCACAGGTCCTCTGGAGGTGTCTCCAAGCCAGTGAAACATCTTGGTCCACCCCAGTATGTTCAGGCACAGCCAGTACCTATCGTCCTTCACTCTGCTCTGCCTGGAGCAGAATATACTGCATCTCTTGATCCTGAGCAAGCAGGATCTCTTGCTGGCTCTTACCTCCCAGTTCAGGCAGGATATGTCACTGGTGTTTCAGTGCCTGCTCATGCTGGATATGCTGCTGGTGCCTTTGTGCCTATTCAAGCAGGATATGTTGCCAGCCCTTCAGAGTCTGGACCTCAGGCTCACTTACCTG AGATGGAGTGGGCTATTGGCCCAAAAGCCTTTGAGGAAGCCACAACTGACACCCAACCTCAAGAGATCAATGTTAGTCCACAACTTCCTCAAGCACCAGCTGCACTGGCCCTTCAGTCTGGAGAAACTTCCAATGTTGTGAAGGAAGCTGAACTTGGGAACTACAATCAGCAGACAGAGGAGTTTGGTTATCCCTCTGACCATATGGGGCCTGGCCAGGGTATTCCACCTGTACCTCTGCCGGCTCTTGGTGTGGGTGGCTTGTGGGGCTACCCTCTTCCTTACCCCTACCCTGATTTTGACTACAGGTTTCTGTATGGGCTGTACCCTCCTGGCACCTATACTAGCTTCAGCAAAGAACATGAGACAGGCCAAGATTACTTTCAGGATCATTATTTGAAAGCGCATGGTCCAGATACCCCTGACACTCCACAGGACCCTGGCGCTGGGCAGCAGAAGGTCTTCACAGTGACCCCTTAA